From a single Brassica napus cultivar Da-Ae chromosome C9, Da-Ae, whole genome shotgun sequence genomic region:
- the LOC125592795 gene encoding MADS-box transcription factor PHERES 2-like → MAEELTIVCDTSACLVFYNRNNGKLVGWPSLEEAQSLIDCYNALLETERNMKADDEESSFIKTITKEIEKKLELSRKAVEELKMDNLMLQIKNGSRMIADLSQTEIEKLKSYASKKIAYYDRELRKQHPNTSGNEPFLEDDDGEMKTYEGESSESDGADNP, encoded by the coding sequence ATGGCTGAAGAACTAACCATCGTTTGTGATACGAGTGCATGTTTGGTCTTTTACAACCGTAATAATGGTAAGCTGGTGGGGTGGCCATCTCTGGAGGAGGCTCAATCTCTCATTGACTGCTATAACGCATTACTGGAAACCGAGAGGAACATGAAGGCGGATGATGAAGAGTCATCATTCATCAAGACCATTACCAAGGAGATCGAGAAGAAACTAGAGCTTTCTCGGAAGGCTGTCGAGGAGTTGAAGATGGATAATCTCATGCTCCAAATCAAAAATGGTAGTAGAATGATTGCTGATCTTTCTCAAACCGAGATTGAGAAGTTAAAGTCATATGCAAGTAAGAAAATTGCTTATTATGATAGAGAGTTACGTAAGCAACATCCGAATACGAGTGGCAATGAGCCATTTCTTGAGGATGACGATGGGGAGATGAAGACCTATGAAGGAGAGAGCAGCGAGTCTGATGGTGCGGACAATCCCTAA